A window from Triticum aestivum cultivar Chinese Spring chromosome 6D, IWGSC CS RefSeq v2.1, whole genome shotgun sequence encodes these proteins:
- the LOC123143681 gene encoding uncharacterized protein, producing the protein MSSPAPPIAPAMASPTPPVAECPTQSSLLALPDVNLEDIFLRLPTPAALARASLACATFRRIITERSFLRRFRKLHPPPLLGIIDDEGVFAPTEAPHPSAPLSRALVQGADFTYSFVPKPLGKNHTIWSPCDGRVLLEHRLSGAHTFFTDLAVCDPLSRRYLLLPPIPEDMTIEQERLYELRHFLIPVREDEDETSLKVICLA; encoded by the coding sequence ATGTCCTCGCCGGCGCCGCCAATTGCCCCGGCCATGGCCTCGCCGACGCCGCCAGTCGCCGAATGTCCGACACAGTCCTCGCTCCTGGCCCTTCCGGATGTGAACCTGGAGGACATATTCCTCCGCCTGCCCACACCGGCGGCGCTCGCTCGCGCCTCCCTCGCCTGCGCCACCTTCCGCCGCATCATCACCGAGCGCTCTTTCCTCCGCCGCTTCCGCAAACTCCACCCGCCTCCCCTCCTCGGCATCATCGACGACGAAGGTGTCTTCGCGCCCACCGAGGCGCCCCACCCTTCCGCCCCGCTCTCCCGTGCCCTTGTCCAAGGGGCTGATTTCACCTACTCCTTCGTCCCAAAGCCACTCGGTAAGAATCACACAATCTGGTCTCCCTGCGACGGCCGCGTCCTCCTCGAGCACCGCCTGTCTGGAGCTCACACTTTCTTCACAGACCTGGCGGTGTGCGACCCCCTGTCGCGGAGGTACCTGCTGCTCCCACCCATTCCTGAGGATATGACCATCGAGCAAGAGCGCCTCTATGAATTGCGGCATTTCCTCATTCCCGTTCGCGAGGATGAAGATGAGACGTCGCTCAAGGTGATCTGTCTGGCATAA